One genomic window of Sphingobacterium oryzagri includes the following:
- a CDS encoding SusD/RagB family nutrient-binding outer membrane lipoprotein — MKINKTTYIAAILAVLTVSFLGCSKDVFTEINTDPNRPSAVSTPYILVSAEKQLMNTLRNEEMNLRGAQLYAQYFSQNIYTDQSRYIVTNSYADNYWTGLYKALNNLEEIIKLNSDDATRAIAAAGTAGTNVNQIAIARVLKAYAFHSLTDVFGDIPYQSYGNNDPEFQALQQNPDNLTPGYASQEKIYKDLINELQQAADTLQKYASATTFGTADIIYKGKNSNWAKFANSLRLRLATRILAKEPALARQHIDDALNKGVFASNADNAAFKYTTTSPNEAPLYRATVIANRRDFAVSHVLIEALQGRRGPFTAQDPRLARYAKPNVRGAYFGQPYGLPLEAGNIFPTDSISLPGDLINAADYAEVLQEYAEVQFLISEYKSWDQEAYVNGVRASLEKWGVSAADVSTYLANLPAANQERVLSQKYLALYNQGVEAWSEIRRTGYPLFLVKKDDVIWSGTRSGAAVTYRFTPEVGTSIPSRFIYPLKEQSTNRTNYQAALANQGDDLISTKLWWNK, encoded by the coding sequence ATGAAAATCAATAAAACGACATATATAGCGGCAATTTTGGCGGTGCTGACGGTCAGTTTTTTAGGCTGCTCCAAAGATGTGTTTACCGAGATCAACACCGATCCCAACAGGCCTTCAGCCGTGTCTACGCCGTATATTTTGGTGAGCGCAGAGAAGCAATTGATGAATACGCTGCGCAATGAAGAAATGAATTTACGCGGTGCCCAGCTTTACGCGCAGTATTTTAGTCAGAATATCTACACCGATCAATCGCGTTACATAGTAACCAATAGCTACGCCGATAATTATTGGACAGGATTATACAAGGCTTTGAATAACCTGGAAGAGATTATCAAACTAAACTCCGATGACGCGACGCGCGCGATCGCTGCTGCCGGCACGGCGGGTACAAACGTTAATCAAATTGCGATAGCACGCGTGCTGAAAGCTTATGCTTTTCATTCGTTAACGGATGTATTTGGTGATATTCCTTATCAGTCATACGGCAATAATGATCCGGAATTTCAAGCTTTGCAGCAAAACCCGGATAACCTGACGCCAGGATATGCCTCCCAAGAAAAAATCTACAAAGATTTAATCAATGAACTGCAACAGGCGGCAGACACGCTGCAAAAATATGCGTCGGCCACAACTTTTGGAACGGCAGATATTATTTACAAGGGAAAGAATAGCAACTGGGCGAAATTTGCTAACTCCTTACGCTTGCGTTTGGCTACGCGTATCTTGGCAAAAGAGCCCGCGTTGGCACGCCAACATATCGACGATGCATTGAATAAAGGAGTTTTTGCTTCCAACGCGGATAACGCCGCTTTTAAATACACCACAACTTCGCCCAATGAGGCGCCGCTCTACCGTGCTACGGTGATCGCCAATCGTAGAGATTTTGCCGTTTCGCATGTGCTCATTGAGGCGTTGCAGGGCAGGAGAGGGCCATTTACAGCGCAAGATCCGCGATTAGCACGCTACGCAAAGCCTAATGTACGCGGTGCTTATTTTGGGCAGCCTTATGGCTTGCCGCTTGAAGCGGGCAATATTTTTCCGACAGATTCAATTTCGTTGCCGGGTGATTTGATTAATGCCGCTGATTACGCAGAAGTGTTGCAGGAATATGCGGAAGTACAATTTCTTATATCCGAATACAAATCCTGGGATCAGGAAGCGTATGTTAACGGCGTTCGTGCATCACTCGAAAAATGGGGCGTAAGCGCGGCCGATGTAAGCACCTACCTTGCCAACCTGCCCGCAGCTAATCAAGAGCGCGTATTAAGCCAAAAATATCTGGCACTATATAATCAAGGGGTAGAGGCTTGGTCAGAAATCAGAAGGACAGGATATCCGCTCTTTTTGGTGAAAAAAGACGATGTCATCTGGTCTGGAACACGATCTGGAGCGGCGGTGACTTACAGATTTACACCAGAGGTAGGAACAAGTATTCCTAGTCGATTTATCTATCCGTTAAAAGAGCAAAGTACAAACCGCACAAACTACCAAGCCGCTTTGGCAAATCAAGGAGACGACTTGATAAGCACCAAATTATGGTGGAATAAGTAA
- a CDS encoding response regulator transcription factor, with product MDGQHILLVEDERNVAEVIIQGLEEDGYAVLHVTKYEDALFTLQNNTIDLVVLDVLLPEMNGLDICKSFRALGYADLPILMVTALGSPENVVLGLDSGADDYLSKPFKLIELKARVRTLIRRKQEITKQVQSAEKKLFTYRFLEIDDYKKIAYADGKELNLTSTEYRLLLLFIQAPQKVFERSELLDKVWGINFDIGSNVVDVYVNYLRKKIEKVTPVKAIQTVIGMGYVLKIEQ from the coding sequence ATGGATGGACAACATATATTATTGGTAGAAGACGAGAGAAACGTAGCCGAGGTAATTATTCAGGGGTTGGAAGAAGACGGGTATGCTGTGCTACATGTTACCAAATATGAAGATGCACTTTTTACGTTGCAAAACAACACGATTGATCTGGTTGTGCTCGACGTGCTTTTGCCTGAAATGAACGGTCTGGATATCTGTAAAAGCTTTCGCGCGTTAGGATATGCGGATTTGCCAATTTTGATGGTAACGGCATTAGGAAGTCCGGAGAATGTCGTCCTGGGTTTGGATAGTGGTGCGGACGACTACCTTTCCAAGCCGTTTAAGCTTATCGAACTCAAAGCGCGCGTTCGTACGCTCATCCGCAGAAAGCAAGAAATCACCAAGCAAGTGCAGTCTGCCGAAAAGAAATTGTTTACCTACCGTTTTTTGGAAATAGATGACTATAAAAAAATAGCTTACGCTGATGGCAAGGAATTGAATTTGACCTCAACCGAATATCGGCTGCTTTTGCTATTTATTCAGGCTCCGCAGAAAGTTTTTGAGCGCAGCGAGCTCTTGGATAAGGTGTGGGGAATCAATTTTGATATCGGTTCTAACGTCGTCGATGTATACGTAAATTATTTACGCAAAAAAATCGAAAAGGTTACGCCTGTAAAAGCTATCCAAACAGTTATCGGCATGGGGTACGTACTAAAGATCGAGCAATAA
- a CDS encoding HAMP domain-containing sensor histidine kinase encodes MRNYTKMLYALITVLVIYTISFVVFIMYSITNFAFADFYKRLDLRRNLAAERMFNGKRTGTGWSLTYVEELNKQREFIVEFDDQQHIMHNSGLDSKLWGRVDKSGTSNFKVGNTFYSTKFYLHKGKNYIIAVSAENYFYTHHLSYLRNMLIVALLLGVLFVVVVSLLVKRSFIKPISELIGEVEKIGSENLYLRLTVGKEKGILHKLASTFNQMLNRIETSFETQKNFISNASHELNTPLTSIIGIADLALSKERSIEEYQQLIHKIMDAADNLEKKTSALLLLARTGFENNQLLFKPVRIDQIVMDAEMTVKAINEHFHIKTDFSMLPDDSMKLKVNGSAPLLQLAISNIVSNACKYSSNKTAYVALGAFDKGVLILIRDEGIGIPEQELSYIYDPYFRASNTANFLGYGIGLPLARNIVKMHHGQLFVSSTLGKGTTVRIELPTMDARALAKAKQNPTA; translated from the coding sequence ATGCGCAACTACACTAAAATGCTCTATGCGTTGATCACCGTTTTGGTGATCTATACGATCTCGTTTGTAGTGTTTATTATGTATTCGATTACAAATTTCGCGTTTGCTGACTTTTATAAGCGATTGGATCTTAGGCGCAATCTTGCTGCCGAAAGAATGTTTAACGGCAAACGTACCGGAACCGGCTGGTCGCTTACCTACGTCGAGGAACTCAATAAACAGCGGGAGTTTATTGTAGAGTTTGACGATCAGCAGCATATTATGCACAACAGCGGTTTAGACAGTAAACTGTGGGGGCGGGTGGATAAAAGCGGAACAAGCAATTTTAAAGTCGGCAACACGTTTTACTCCACCAAATTTTATCTCCACAAAGGCAAAAATTACATTATTGCTGTTTCTGCCGAAAACTATTTTTATACGCATCATTTAAGCTATCTCCGTAATATGCTGATCGTCGCCCTGCTGTTGGGCGTGCTGTTTGTGGTGGTGGTATCCTTGCTCGTGAAACGTTCATTTATAAAACCGATCAGTGAGCTGATCGGCGAAGTGGAAAAAATCGGTTCTGAAAATCTCTATCTGCGACTTACCGTCGGGAAAGAGAAAGGTATTCTCCATAAGCTGGCCAGTACGTTTAACCAAATGCTAAACCGTATAGAAACCTCTTTCGAAACCCAGAAAAATTTTATCAGCAATGCTTCACATGAGCTCAATACACCCTTGACCTCGATTATCGGTATTGCTGATTTGGCTTTATCCAAAGAACGTAGCATCGAGGAATACCAACAGTTGATACACAAAATTATGGATGCGGCAGATAATTTGGAAAAGAAAACAAGTGCGCTATTGCTGCTGGCGCGAACTGGTTTTGAAAACAACCAACTGCTGTTTAAGCCCGTTCGGATAGACCAAATTGTTATGGATGCAGAAATGACTGTCAAAGCCATCAACGAACATTTTCATATCAAAACAGATTTCAGTATGCTGCCCGATGATAGTATGAAGCTGAAGGTCAACGGATCTGCTCCGCTGCTGCAGCTCGCTATTTCCAATATTGTGTCTAATGCGTGCAAATATTCCAGTAATAAAACCGCTTACGTCGCCTTGGGCGCCTTCGATAAAGGCGTGTTGATCCTGATCAGGGATGAAGGCATCGGTATTCCCGAACAAGAATTGTCGTATATCTATGATCCTTACTTTCGTGCTTCCAACACCGCCAACTTTTTGGGATACGGCATTGGACTTCCGCTAGCACGCAATATCGTGAAAATGCACCATGGTCAACTATTCGTTTCCTCCACACTGGGCAAAGGGACGACCGTTCGTATCGAGCTACCAACAATGGATGCTCGAGCTCTGGCAAAAGCGAAACAAAACCCGACGGCTTAG
- a CDS encoding DinB family protein, with product MSTPKTLLFVALLTCSLGLKALLPPASTAPQFFEANQAVYTQQSAIDSLLQYFKETSHDLQQQVSGLSKAQLQFKPAADRWSISQCLEHIVLSEQMLFDMAKKELEKAPQPTRRKEVKVTDENLKHMMADRSQKFQAPTELQPKGKYTDSKTALAEFTAARAPVLAFIKQADAEDLKNHVSEYPTGTVNGQQNLLFIAAHCARHIKQIEEVKADPKFPKK from the coding sequence ATGAGCACACCAAAAACACTTTTATTCGTAGCGCTGTTGACCTGTAGCTTAGGTCTCAAAGCGTTACTTCCGCCAGCCAGCACAGCTCCACAATTTTTTGAAGCAAACCAGGCGGTTTACACACAACAATCGGCCATCGATTCGTTATTGCAGTATTTTAAAGAGACTTCCCATGATCTTCAGCAGCAGGTCTCCGGACTTAGTAAAGCACAACTACAATTTAAACCTGCCGCAGATCGCTGGTCGATCAGCCAGTGCTTGGAGCACATCGTTTTATCCGAACAGATGTTGTTTGATATGGCTAAGAAAGAACTTGAAAAGGCGCCACAACCGACTCGAAGAAAGGAGGTCAAGGTGACGGATGAAAACCTCAAACACATGATGGCCGACCGCAGCCAAAAATTTCAAGCACCAACAGAATTGCAACCGAAAGGCAAATACACGGATAGCAAAACAGCCTTGGCCGAATTTACCGCAGCACGGGCCCCGGTATTGGCATTTATCAAACAAGCCGATGCGGAGGATTTAAAAAACCACGTCAGCGAATATCCTACCGGCACGGTAAACGGTCAGCAAAATTTGCTATTTATCGCTGCGCACTGTGCCCGCCACATCAAACAAATTGAGGAGGTGAAAGCCGATCCAAAATTTCCTAAAAAATAA
- a CDS encoding DoxX family protein, producing MDKNKISFFFLRLPIAVSLLGHGMVRLPKLAAFSAWMLDTMEKSFLPQGLILPFSFALPILEFIIGIALLFRAGIQYSIYAGLLLMTVLIFGSCSIENWAAIEAQLLHAIYLFGLLLYAQHIDRPSPAKMGY from the coding sequence ATGGATAAAAATAAAATAAGCTTCTTCTTCCTCCGCTTACCAATTGCTGTTTCTCTACTGGGGCATGGCATGGTTCGTTTGCCTAAACTCGCCGCATTCAGCGCCTGGATGCTAGATACTATGGAAAAATCTTTTCTTCCACAAGGGCTAATCTTGCCGTTTTCTTTTGCTTTACCAATCTTGGAATTTATTATCGGTATTGCACTATTGTTTCGCGCCGGCATACAGTACAGCATCTATGCAGGGTTGTTATTGATGACCGTCTTGATATTCGGGAGCTGTTCCATTGAAAATTGGGCAGCCATCGAAGCGCAACTATTGCACGCTATCTATTTGTTTGGTCTCCTATTGTACGCTCAGCATATCGATCGGCCCTCACCTGCCAAAATGGGTTATTAA
- a CDS encoding SRPBCC family protein, whose protein sequence is MKTLTFDITIHAPVSKVYHTMLSRDTYRQWTAVFDPSSDYEGGWNKGEKIYFFGSSENGERSGMVAEIEENIPDSFVSIRHMGCFTAGQEITSGPEVAEWAGALENYFFTETDGNTQLRVELDSVEQYADHFNETWPRALQKLKELSE, encoded by the coding sequence ATGAAAACATTAACATTCGATATTACCATTCATGCGCCGGTATCAAAAGTATACCACACGATGCTTAGCCGAGATACCTACCGGCAATGGACCGCCGTATTTGATCCTTCCTCGGATTACGAAGGCGGCTGGAACAAAGGCGAAAAAATATACTTTTTCGGTTCGTCGGAAAATGGCGAGCGAAGCGGCATGGTCGCCGAAATTGAGGAAAACATTCCTGATTCTTTTGTCTCCATCCGACATATGGGTTGCTTCACTGCCGGGCAAGAGATAACCAGCGGACCGGAAGTTGCTGAGTGGGCCGGCGCACTGGAAAATTATTTCTTTACGGAGACCGACGGCAACACACAGCTCCGGGTTGAGCTCGATAGTGTCGAGCAGTATGCCGATCATTTTAACGAAACCTGGCCGCGTGCCTTGCAAAAATTAAAAGAGCTGTCGGAATAA